In the Acidiferrobacteraceae bacterium genome, AACCGTCACAGTCAACCTTTTCGTCCCCGTCCTGAACCGCATCGAACCCGATTCCATATTCGAAGGTTCCATCCTGATTGCGACGGGCAGCGACGCGGAGCGCCATATCCTGCATCTCGCCCTGCTCGGCCGATGCGCGCACCTGTTCTGCCGCCCGTTTTGTCAGTTTGATCATTGGTTTCCCCCGGCTTTTCCGTGTTCCTGCTTACCGTACTTGCATTGACGAACAAAATCCAGAAACCTGGCCGTCCAGTCGTTCCTTTGTACGCTCCGCAGGTGTACATAGTTTGCTGTCAGGTTTCGATAAACGATTCCGTCATGGTGGCCATCAACCCCATAACCCCTGGTGACTTCATAGGCATACGGGGTGTCGTCAGGGAGTCCTTCGA is a window encoding:
- a CDS encoding iron-sulfur cluster assembly accessory protein, giving the protein MIKLTKRAAEQVRASAEQGEMQDMALRVAARRNQDGTFEYGIGFDAVQDGDEKVDCDGFMVVIAQESKPLLEGAVVDFVEIEPGQPHFIFMNPKDPNYVPPSEHDIADVPPQGGEH